Genomic segment of Verrucomicrobiota bacterium:
CCAGTTTATCAATTAAACTGATCAAACTTGGCGATCTGGAATTTACCGAAACAAGACTAAGTTTTGATATTCCAGGCGCTGACAAGTTCTTCATCCTTAGTGGTCAAACTAATCTATTTGATGGAACACTGACCCTCAAACCTGCAACCGTTTCGACAAATCCACTCAGCTTCGAAACCGCAGTGAGCTTTGATCGACTCTCTCTTAAAACAATCGTTGGAAATCTGGCTTTTTTTAATGGGACGATGGAAGGAGCGATCAGCGGCTATCTACCCATAACCTACAGAGATAGTCAGTTGCTGTCAGGAGAAGGGTTTTTAGGTCTCAGCAATAATGAACCAGCACGAATGAGATATAAAACCAAAGGATTACTCAAAAAAGAGGTTCCTAAAAACATTGGATTCTTTGAAGGTTTGGCGAACCGCTTACTCGGACAATTAAAACTAGCTCCTGAGAAAGTAGTCGAAGATGCCTTGAGCGATCTCGCCATAAGTGAACTTCGGGTAGACCTTCTTTCCAGCGACACACCTGAAACACCGCTAAAAATCCGTCTTGCTGGAGAGGGAAAGACAGGTAAAACTGCGGTTCCATTGGTACTAGACACCAATATCAACGGTTCGCTAGAAGAATTGTTTAATTTTCTCTTACGAATTAATTCAATTGGAACACCGTCATTGCAATGACTCAATGAAACTCTCTATTCTTCCTGGTGTATATATAAAACAATGTCTTTAACTAATCATTCCTTAAAAATCCTCGGAGGCGCTACCGCCATAGCAGCTGTTCTTTTTTCGGTCGGCTGCATAAGCGTAGAAACGCACAGCACCATCGAGCCGATTTACTTAACCCTGGATGTAAACCTCAAAGTGCAGCTGCAAAAAGAACTGGACAAAGTCTTTGCCGATCTGGACGCCGTATCCGAAGCCATAGAAGACTAATTAACCGACACAATATATGAAAACCACATCCATATTTATTTCCCTGATTTTAGGATTATTGGCACTAAACGCACCAAGCACTTTCGCAGCCGAAAGAACTGAAACCAGTATCAAACAGAGCTTGCTACGACGGGTCGCAGTAATTGACGGCCTTAAGCTATCCGGTAAAGTAGGAGAAAACAATCTTGGGACTTTGACCCAACGTGGCCTTCTTTCGACAGATGAGACTCGACTCATGAATGGTGAAAACAAGGATAGGATGGACCTCTACACCATTTTGGCAAAACGACTCAATCTCACAGTCAGTGTTGTAGGACAAGGACGGGCAGAAGAGTTGAGAAAGAAGTCCGCAGCTGGAGTCTGGCTCCAGGATCCGAAAGGCGACTGGTACCAACAAAATTAGCCGACTTACCACGTGCGATTAGACATGAATTTGTCCAAGTCGGCTCTGGACATTGGAAGCTGAGTCGGATTTGCATCCAACCACCTCAGGAAGTGCTCTTTAATTTCATCGGTCCATGCACTATCCATCTGGCCAGTATCATAGGTTCCTGCCTTAAGCATTTCGTAGCCGAAGCTATCGCGCACGCCAATGAATTCAGCGGTTAAAATCACCTCCTCCGCCATATGAGCAGGAATAAATAAGACACCCTCCCGTTCCGAGATCACCAAGTCACCGGGAAGCACGATGGCTTTCCCAATGCGGATGGGTGTATTCAGTCCCATCAATACCACTTCCTCGAGAAACGTTGGATCGAAATCTCTTACAAAGGCATTGAACCCTTCAATTTGAGCCATCCCACTCAGATCGCGGGCGGAGCCATCGAAGATGACTCCCGTGCCTGTTTTTGCGAAGATCGCTGTGGCAAGGCTATCCCCGATCAAGGTACCCTGGGCTATTTTACCAAAGCTATCGGCCACATAAACATCCCCTTTTCCCAAGGCTTGGATTGGCCAAGAGTTGTGGTTACCAGAACGCCCCTGCTCCTTTCCCCGAGCCATGATATTTTTCAAAATATCCGGTCGACTGGGCATATAATGAGCGGTTAACGCACGACCGATTACCGGTACA
This window contains:
- a CDS encoding RraA family protein — its product is MKVRSLILTLVGCLTAQLIIAQTISKKEMIFLTSEWKGERFEDGRPKIPDDLIKRAANIGIEEAWVVLYNAGYKNQFEGNWKMIHDDVPVIGRALTAHYMPSRPDILKNIMARGKEQGRSGNHNSWPIQALGKGDVYVADSFGKIAQGTLIGDSLATAIFAKTGTGVIFDGSARDLSGMAQIEGFNAFVRDFDPTFLEEVVLMGLNTPIRIGKAIVLPGDLVISEREGVLFIPAHMAEEVILTAEFIGVRDSFGYEMLKAGTYDTGQMDSAWTDEIKEHFLRWLDANPTQLPMSRADLDKFMSNRTW
- a CDS encoding DUF1318 domain-containing protein, which codes for MKTTSIFISLILGLLALNAPSTFAAERTETSIKQSLLRRVAVIDGLKLSGKVGENNLGTLTQRGLLSTDETRLMNGENKDRMDLYTILAKRLNLTVSVVGQGRAEELRKKSAAGVWLQDPKGDWYQQN